In one window of Deinococcus sonorensis KR-87 DNA:
- a CDS encoding ATP-binding protein, producing the protein MAVVLWGEPGIGKTHLARAVLREAPCASISIRARQPLEQVALAVPRSPQAGAWLAVSIERLERGERFTGEQLVKVLAAQLALRAPVVLHVEDLHECSPDQLQLWRTLAARVTRTRGAGLLVTSRTLPQTALNRSTLIR; encoded by the coding sequence GTGGCCGTCGTGCTGTGGGGTGAGCCGGGCATCGGCAAAACCCATCTGGCCAGAGCGGTGTTGCGCGAGGCCCCCTGCGCCTCGATTTCTATTCGTGCCCGTCAGCCGCTGGAGCAGGTCGCGCTGGCCGTGCCACGTTCGCCCCAGGCGGGTGCCTGGCTGGCGGTGTCGATCGAGCGCCTGGAGCGAGGGGAGCGGTTCACCGGTGAGCAGCTGGTGAAAGTGCTCGCCGCGCAGCTGGCCCTCCGTGCTCCGGTGGTCCTCCATGTCGAGGACCTGCACGAGTGCTCACCGGACCAGCTTCAGCTGTGGCGGACCCTCGCGGCGCGCGTGACCCGGACGCGGGGCGCCGGTCTGCTGGTCACCAGCCGCACCCTGCCCCAGACGGCTTTGAACCGGTCCACGTTGATCCGCTGA